The sequence below is a genomic window from Candidatus Uhrbacteria bacterium CG10_big_fil_rev_8_21_14_0_10_50_16.
CTGTTCTGGTGAGGTGGATCCAAATCCCTCGGCTGGCATCTCGCTCACGCGTTGACGTGCAGCGCGTTGTTGTGCGGTTTCCATTCCACGAGGCTGTGCAGTCTCGTGACCTTTTGGCCTATTCGATCGTGCAAGGTCGTTTGCAGATTCTACTTCCACGGCTAGACGTTTCGCGTCCTCAAGAGCCTCGGTTTGCGCTGCCGTATCTGGAGCCTTCTCTAAATCTCTGGTATCAACATAGTTAATGCCATGCTCGCCTTCTTGGAAGCGTTCTGCGGCGAGTTGTAGGAGTTTTGCTTCTTTTGCTCGGCTCTTAGACGCAATCATTTCCTCTAGATTATCAATGAACACGTTCATGGCGTCTGGATTGTCCTTTGCTTTTGCATAGGCGGCCTCGAGCGCAGATAGACGTTCATTGATCTCTAATTCAACACCTACTGCTTCTGGAACATTGGTCCCACTGTGTTCAAAAGGGGCGACGGAAGGCTGTTCTAGCGTTGTTAAATCTTGGGCTTTCTTTCGTGCGGCGGCAATATCGGCCGCGTCTGGCATTTCTGGAACGCCTTCTCCTCGTGGTGCCATAGGGGAATGGTTGCGTGAATAGGTAGTAATTATGACTTTATGCTACAGGAATCAAGAAGGGCTGTAAATCTTGACAGGGGATAGAGTTTCTGGTATACGTGGAAGTGGAAAGGAGGTGACACATGCGACTTACGCTTGTGGACAACACCTTTGATCGCGCCGTGCGCGCGATTCTAGCGGAGTGGAAACAACTGTCTATTCCGCGCACCACCCTCCAGAGAGTGGAGGAGATCTGTGAAGGCGACCGGCCGGACCAGATCTGGGCGACGATCCTCCTGTATTCGGGGCTGTCCCCGGATCTCTGGCGGCGGTACTACACCGTTGCCTGGGCCAGGCAGATGGGTGTCCAGAACGATGTGCTGCAGATCGCCGTGGTTGCTGCGGCGGCCGATCGGCTGCTCTGCCTCTGCGCGTGGGATCCCACGCCGCCTACCAACATTGGTACCCTCCCTTCGACCTCCGGCCTCGCTGCCTGGGGTCGAAAATTTTTGCTATACTGTGTTGCATGGACATAAATACCCTACCAAAACTGATTGCCGTCGTAGGACCTACAGGTTCCGGTAAAAGCGCACTCGCGCTAGAGATTGCTCGACAAACAGACGGAGAGCTTATTTGCGCCGATTCACGACAGGTTTACAAAGGTCTTACCATTGGAAGCGCAAAAGACCCCGGAAAATGGAAACGAGTCGATGGCTACGAACGGTTTATGGTCGACGGTATCCCAGAACACCTTGCGGATATGATTGATCCGAATGAGGAGTTTAGTGTTGGTGTTTACAAACAACGCGCATTTGATGCGATTAATGACACACTTTCAAGAAAGAAGCAGCCAATCCTTGTTGGAGGAACGGGATTGTATATTCAAGCGGTTGTAGATAATTTACAATTTCCAGACGTCGCACCAAATCCGGTACTACGCGAGCGCCTCGCAAAAAAATCCTTGGAGGATCTTGTTGCAACATATGAGGCCTGCGATCCAGTTGGCGCCATGTCAATCGATAATAATAATCGACGGAGGCTTGTCCGAGGGATTGAGGTCTGTTGGACCACGCGAAGACCCTTTTCTGAGCTGCAAACTAAAGGCCCTTCTAACTATCAGTTACTCCAGTTGGCGTTTGATGTTTCGCGAGAGCAACTTTACGCACGTCTGGATCGACGCGTGAATGAGATGGTTCGCATGGGTCTTGTGGACGAGGTTCGTGGATTGTTGGACGCAGGTGTAGACCCACGTAAAAGTGCTCTGTCAGGGATCGGCTATCGAGAGGTGGTGAGTTTTTTGCAGGGGTATACCAATGAGGAAGAAATGATTGCAGAGATTCAACAAAATACGCGACGCTTAGCAAAGCGACAATTGAGTTGGTTTAGACGTGATCCGACGATTATTTGGGTAAAAACACAAGAAGAAGCTTTGGTACACGTGAGGCACTTCCTCTATGGATAAAAAACTGAGACGTTTGTCTCAGTTTTTGCTAATCGCACAGCTTACTTTCTAATAATTCCTTTGTTTTTGGAACGTTCGCACTCCCTTGAGTTATTTTTTGCACCATTCCAATAAAGAATTGCAGAAGCACGACCTTACCGGCTTTATATGCCTCCACTTGGTGGGGGTTTTCAGCGAGTACTTGATCAATAATCGCGCTCAGGGCGTCCGTGTCGCTAATCGTTGTAAGACCAAGCGCCTCGATAATATGCGTGGGTGAATCTCCATCGTTGAGCATTTTTTCTAGGACCTGCGTGGCCTGGTGCGCCGTGACGATTTTCTGGTAGATGAGGTTTAGGAGTTCCGCCATGTTCTCGGGCTCGATCTGTGTAATACGGATGTCCGAGGACCGCTCCGCGAGAGCTCCTAAAAGTTTTGTCCCAATCCATGTGCCGACGAGTTTCCCAACGGGCTGATTGTAGCGCTCAACCACATTCTCATCTGTGGCGTCTATGTCTGGATTTGCCGCAAGCCAGGCAAAAAGCTCACTTATGACACGTTCGGTAAAATCGGCAAGTGCGGGATCGTCTGTAAGTGTGGCGGCGGCTTGCTCAGAGAGCGCGTACTCGGATTGGAATCGTTGGCGACGTTGTGCGGGGAGTTCTGGACGCGTATCCATTTCCTCTTGGATGTACAGGGATAAATCTGTAGGAGGAATGTCTGGTTCTCGCATAAAGCGATAATCGGCCGCTTCCTCTTTTGTGCGTTGTAAAACGGTCTTGCTATGGTCGTTATCCCATCCACGTGTCGTTGTGACCATAGGAGGAGTCCCGGCTTCCCAAAGCGTTGTTTGCCGATCGATTTCAAACACAAGTGCGCGTTCTACCGACTTAAACGAGTTCATGTTTTTGACCTCGGTCTTTGGATAATAGTCGTCCGCCACAGGTAATCCTTGTGCATTGACGGGTCGCAGAGACACGTTCGCGTCACAGCGCATGTGACCCTTTTCCATATCAGCATCTGACACGGCAAGATAACGCAAGATACGTCGCAGCTCGAGCAAGAAGATCTTGGCCTCATTTGGTGTTTTAAAGTCTGGGCACGTAACGATCTCCACAAGCGGTGTGCCGGCACGATTAAAGTCTACAAGTGTCTTGCCGTCGCGATGAATATTTTTTGCTGCGTCTTCCTCTAAGTGCGCACGCTCAATGTGGATAACGGCTTTGGAGCGTGGACCTTCTGGGATATCGATCGTTATAACTCCGTCTGCGGCCACTGGTACATCAAATTGAGAGATTTGATAGCCTTTTGGAAGGTCGGGGTAGATATAATGCTTGCGATCAAAATAGGTAGGCGTATTGATTTTACACCCAAGTGCCAAGCCAATGCGTACCGCAAAACGCAGTGCTTCACGATTAAGCGATGGGAGCGTTCCTGGGTGACCAAGATCAATCGCCGAGATCAGTGTGTTCGCGGCTGCTCCTTCGGCGTGATTATCAATGGAACTAAACAATTTGGTCGCGGTCTTAAGCTGTACGTGAATCTCTAACCCAATGACCGGTTCTAAATGGTGGTACGTCATATGTGTAGCTATCCTATCATTTTCTGAGAAAAGAAAAAACCGAGCGTCTGCCCGGCTTCTACTAATGCTTAGCTCATTCCGTTGAGTTTCTTGAGATGAGCAAAGATCATGATTGGAATATTGATGATAACGGGCATGGTTGGAATCGTGACAGCTGCAACGCCCACAAACGAGAGGATTGTTCCGACGTCCTCGGACACAAAGTTTCCAATGACGAGGAAAACCCCACCAGCAATAAGCACGGCCACGTAAACAATAATGCCAACCACGAGACTACTGACAAAGAGCTTTATAAACAACTCCCATTTGCGCCCCTTGGACATGGCAATACTGAGGCTCAAAGAATCACCAACGCCTTTCTTGTCGATCACCGCCAAATATTGCGCAGAGAAGAACATGAGGTACAACACTATGCCTGGAATGATGAAAAAAATCGTTCCTGCTGCCACAGCGATTCCGGAGACAAGTCCAACGGCAATCATGGGCCAAATA
It includes:
- a CDS encoding tRNA (adenosine(37)-N6)-dimethylallyltransferase MiaA encodes the protein MDINTLPKLIAVVGPTGSGKSALALEIARQTDGELICADSRQVYKGLTIGSAKDPGKWKRVDGYERFMVDGIPEHLADMIDPNEEFSVGVYKQRAFDAINDTLSRKKQPILVGGTGLYIQAVVDNLQFPDVAPNPVLRERLAKKSLEDLVATYEACDPVGAMSIDNNNRRRLVRGIEVCWTTRRPFSELQTKGPSNYQLLQLAFDVSREQLYARLDRRVNEMVRMGLVDEVRGLLDAGVDPRKSALSGIGYREVVSFLQGYTNEEEMIAEIQQNTRRLAKRQLSWFRRDPTIIWVKTQEEALVHVRHFLYG
- a CDS encoding Asp-tRNA(Asn)/Glu-tRNA(Gln) amidotransferase GatCAB subunit B produces the protein MTYHHLEPVIGLEIHVQLKTATKLFSSIDNHAEGAAANTLISAIDLGHPGTLPSLNREALRFAVRIGLALGCKINTPTYFDRKHYIYPDLPKGYQISQFDVPVAADGVITIDIPEGPRSKAVIHIERAHLEEDAAKNIHRDGKTLVDFNRAGTPLVEIVTCPDFKTPNEAKIFLLELRRILRYLAVSDADMEKGHMRCDANVSLRPVNAQGLPVADDYYPKTEVKNMNSFKSVERALVFEIDRQTTLWEAGTPPMVTTTRGWDNDHSKTVLQRTKEEAADYRFMREPDIPPTDLSLYIQEEMDTRPELPAQRRQRFQSEYALSEQAAATLTDDPALADFTERVISELFAWLAANPDIDATDENVVERYNQPVGKLVGTWIGTKLLGALAERSSDIRITQIEPENMAELLNLIYQKIVTAHQATQVLEKMLNDGDSPTHIIEALGLTTISDTDALSAIIDQVLAENPHQVEAYKAGKVVLLQFFIGMVQKITQGSANVPKTKELLESKLCD